Proteins encoded in a region of the Rickettsia bellii RML369-C genome:
- a CDS encoding DUF4870 family protein: MDKQLKEYTESGKKNLIVVYILYLCGIVAPILPLIGVFFAYLNKDKGNNFATSHYIFLFRTFCLSVLGWIVCFIFTFIVIGVVLYFILAVWYILRVAIGFKYMIEDQAYPNPMTYWIK; encoded by the coding sequence ATGGATAAACAACTTAAGGAATATACCGAAAGCGGTAAGAAAAATTTAATTGTAGTATATATATTATATTTATGCGGAATAGTAGCACCGATATTGCCTTTAATAGGTGTGTTTTTTGCATATCTCAACAAGGATAAAGGCAATAATTTTGCCACTAGCCATTATATATTCTTATTCCGTACTTTCTGTCTTAGTGTTCTCGGATGGATCGTGTGTTTTATATTTACGTTTATTGTTATTGGCGTAGTGTTATATTTTATTTTAGCTGTTTGGTATATATTGCGTGTTGCTATTGGCTTTAAATATATGATAGAAGATCAGGCATATCCAAATCCTATGACTTACTGGATAAAATAA